The following are encoded together in the bacterium genome:
- the uvrB gene encoding excinuclease ABC subunit UvrB, with translation MTEFRLNSNFEPFGDQPEAIRELSEGLDRGDIFQTLLGVTGSGKTFTIANVIQNIGKPTLIISHNKTLAAQLYAEFKSFFPDNAVEYFISYYDYYQPEAYLPATDTYIEKDTSINEEIDRLRLKATSSLLSRNDVIIVASVSCIYGLGSPKDFKELLVFFEKGMKINRYDIFNELINIHYVRNDIDFHRGCFRVRGDVIEVFPAYEEHAVRIEMWGDDIEKISKIDPLTGKIQQILDKVAVYPAKHFVTTRPQLETAIKNIRNELEERLKFLRSHGKLLEAQRLESRTNYDIEMMQEVGYCSGIENYSRHLAGRKSGERPSCLIDYFPEDFLMVIDESHATIPQIRAMYNGDRARKTMLVEHGFRLPSALDNRPLKFDEFENIVNQLIFVSATPSDYELEKSNGVVVEQIIRPTGLMDPRIEIRPVINQVDDLIARIRERVGRNERVLVTTLTKRMSEDLTEYLKGMGIKVRYLHSEIDALDRIEILRDLRLAEFDVLVGINLLREGLDLPEVSLVAILDADKMGFLRSERSLMQTAGRAARNVEGTVIFYADKITDAIRKVKDETGRRRKIQREYNIRHNITPRTIYKSVDEIMSATTVADVRSDYNYSDSKPRFSLLDKAEIEEMLDVLEREMMKAADALNFERAAQLRDKIDEINDNKRITSTYGYNRSPK, from the coding sequence GTGACTGAGTTTAGACTAAATTCTAATTTTGAACCATTCGGTGATCAGCCTGAAGCAATCAGGGAACTATCTGAGGGACTTGACAGAGGCGATATTTTTCAGACTCTTCTTGGAGTTACCGGTTCAGGTAAAACATTTACAATTGCGAATGTTATTCAAAATATTGGGAAACCCACTCTGATTATTTCTCACAATAAAACTCTTGCTGCACAGTTATATGCTGAATTTAAAAGTTTTTTTCCTGATAATGCGGTTGAATATTTCATAAGTTATTATGATTATTACCAGCCTGAAGCGTATCTTCCTGCAACTGATACTTACATTGAAAAAGATACGTCAATTAATGAAGAGATAGACAGGTTGCGGCTTAAAGCGACAAGTTCTCTTCTTTCACGCAATGATGTAATAATCGTTGCATCTGTTTCATGTATATACGGACTTGGTTCGCCTAAGGATTTTAAAGAACTTCTTGTATTCTTCGAGAAAGGCATGAAAATTAATCGTTATGATATATTTAACGAGCTGATCAATATTCATTACGTTCGAAATGATATAGATTTTCATAGAGGGTGTTTCAGAGTTAGGGGAGATGTTATTGAAGTTTTTCCTGCATATGAAGAACATGCAGTGAGAATAGAGATGTGGGGTGACGATATTGAAAAAATTTCAAAAATTGACCCGCTTACCGGTAAAATACAGCAGATACTGGATAAGGTTGCTGTCTATCCGGCAAAACATTTTGTAACTACTCGCCCTCAGCTTGAAACAGCGATAAAAAATATAAGAAATGAACTTGAAGAGAGACTGAAATTCCTGCGTTCACATGGAAAACTACTTGAAGCACAGCGACTCGAATCAAGAACCAATTATGATATTGAAATGATGCAGGAAGTAGGATACTGCAGTGGAATTGAAAATTACTCAAGGCATCTTGCAGGCAGGAAATCGGGAGAGAGGCCTTCATGCCTGATAGACTATTTCCCCGAGGATTTTTTAATGGTCATTGATGAGTCGCATGCAACAATTCCACAGATTAGAGCGATGTACAACGGCGACAGGGCAAGAAAAACAATGCTTGTAGAACATGGATTCAGGCTTCCGTCTGCTCTTGATAACCGTCCTCTAAAGTTCGATGAGTTTGAAAATATTGTAAATCAGCTTATTTTTGTATCTGCAACACCCTCTGATTATGAACTTGAAAAAAGCAATGGAGTTGTTGTTGAGCAGATAATAAGGCCTACAGGTTTAATGGATCCCAGAATTGAAATAAGGCCGGTTATTAATCAGGTTGATGACCTTATTGCGAGAATCAGAGAAAGAGTCGGCAGGAATGAACGAGTGCTTGTCACAACATTGACAAAGCGGATGTCAGAAGATCTTACGGAATATTTAAAAGGAATGGGGATCAAGGTAAGATATCTGCATTCCGAGATAGATGCACTTGACAGAATAGAAATTTTGCGTGATTTGCGTTTGGCTGAGTTTGATGTGCTTGTAGGCATAAATTTGTTAAGAGAAGGCCTTGACCTTCCCGAAGTGTCTCTTGTTGCTATTCTGGATGCGGATAAAATGGGATTTCTGCGTTCAGAACGTTCGCTTATGCAGACAGCCGGAAGGGCTGCCAGAAATGTGGAAGGAACAGTGATATTTTATGCAGACAAGATTACTGACGCTATTAGAAAAGTAAAAGATGAAACGGGAAGAAGAAGAAAAATCCAGAGAGAATACAATATTAGACATAATATAACACCGAGAACAATATACAAAAGTGTCGATGAAATTATGTCTGCAACCACAGTAGCAGATGTAAGATCGGATTACAATTATTCAGATTCAAAGCCGAGGTTTTCATTACTTGATAAAGCAGAGATAGAAGAAATGCTTGATGTGCTGGAGCGTGAGATGATGAAAGCTGCAGATGCTCTTAATTTTGAGAGAGCTGCTCAATTGAGAGATAAAATAGATGAAATTAACGATAATAAAAGAATTACTTCAACATACGGTTATAACAGGAGCCCAAAATGA